TCCGGAAATCACCTACCCGGATGCCGTCGCCGCTCGTAGCGACGTCATCATGGCCACCGGCCGATCGGATTACCCCAACCAGGTCAACAACGTCCTCGGTTTCCCGTTCATCTTTCGTGGCGCCCTCGATGTGCGCGCCACCGCGATCAACATGGAGATGAAGCTCGCGGCCACTCGAGCCCTGGCAGAACTGGCCAAGGAAGACGTACCGGATTCGGTGATGAGGGCCTACGGTGTTCAGAGACTCCACTTCGGCCGCGAATACCTCATCCCCAAGCCTTTCGACCATCGTGTCCTGATCGAGGAGGCCGTCGCGGTCGCCAAGGCGGCGATGGAAAGCGGCGTCGCACAGAATCCGGTTGCAATTGACGAATATCGCGAGTCGCTCGAGCGTCGGCTCGGCAGATCACGAGCCATCATGCGTTTCGTCATGAACCGAGCCCACGAGCACCCGCAGCGAGTTGTTCTGGCCGAGGGCGAGAGCGAGAAGGTCCTGCGGGCCGCGCAGAACATCACTCTCGAGGGTTTCGCGAAACCCATCCTGATCGGCCGGAAGCTGGTGATCCACAAGCTGATTGAAGAGCTGGACCTGCACCTCGAGAATGTCGAGATCGTCGACCCCCACGAGTCTCCGAGACGAGAGATCTTCGTCAACGAGCTCTTCCACATGCGCCAGCGAAAAGGCGTCACTCGCGAGGACGCAAAGGAGCAGATGCGCAATCCGATCGCTTTCGGAGCCATGATGGTCCACCTGGGAGAAGCGGATGCGCTCGTGGCGGGAAGTGACCAGCACTACCCCGACGCGTTACGACCGGTTCTGAAGATCATCGGAACCGAGGCGGACAAGGCCCACGGCCTCCACGTCATGGTGCTCAAAGACCGCGTGATTCTCTTTGCCGACACCACGGTCAACATCGATCCCAGTGCCGAAGAGCTGGCCGAGATCGCGATATCGAGCGCTCGGTTCGCCCAGCGGTTCGACCTCGAGCCCCGCGTAGCAATGGTCTCGTTCTCCAACTTCGGCAGCTCCCGCCATCCCGAGTCCGACAAGGTCCGCCAAGCCACCGAGATCGTGCGCCGGCGCTATCCCGATCTCGCTATCGACGGCGAGATGCAGGTCGATACAGCGCTCAATCGCGAGTTGAGAAAGGAAGTCTTCCCATTCAGCCGCCTCAACCGGCGAGCCAACGTCCTGATCTTCCCAGATCTCAACTCGGCGAACGCCGCGTTCAAACTGCTGCGAGAGCTGGGTGGCGCCGAAGCCATTGGCCCCATCCTCACCGGCATGAAGCGGCCGGTGCACGTTACCCAGCATGGCTGCGAGGCCAAAGACATCGTCTATCTGGCGGCCATAGCTTCGGTCGAAGCACAGGCGGCTGCCGCTAGGCAGCTTCC
This is a stretch of genomic DNA from bacterium. It encodes these proteins:
- a CDS encoding NADP-dependent malic enzyme, which encodes MIPKREALEYHSAGRHGKIEVVATKPCLTQRDLSLAYTPGVAQPCLEIRDNAEESFNYTARGNLVAVVSNGSAVLGLGDIGALAGKPVMEGKGVLFKRFADIDVFDIEIDSHDPEEIIRTVQLLEPTFGGINLEDIKSPECFQIEETLKRTLSIPVFHDDQHGTAIISGAALLNALEIAGKKIENVRVIFSGAGAAGIACARYYIALGVRPENLILCDTRGVVYTGRKDGMNPFKEEFARETELRTMPEALVGADVFVGLSGPDLVTRDMVRSMAKNPIVFAMANPDPEITYPDAVAARSDVIMATGRSDYPNQVNNVLGFPFIFRGALDVRATAINMEMKLAATRALAELAKEDVPDSVMRAYGVQRLHFGREYLIPKPFDHRVLIEEAVAVAKAAMESGVAQNPVAIDEYRESLERRLGRSRAIMRFVMNRAHEHPQRVVLAEGESEKVLRAAQNITLEGFAKPILIGRKLVIHKLIEELDLHLENVEIVDPHESPRREIFVNELFHMRQRKGVTREDAKEQMRNPIAFGAMMVHLGEADALVAGSDQHYPDALRPVLKIIGTEADKAHGLHVMVLKDRVILFADTTVNIDPSAEELAEIAISSARFAQRFDLEPRVAMVSFSNFGSSRHPESDKVRQATEIVRRRYPDLAIDGEMQVDTALNRELRKEVFPFSRLNRRANVLIFPDLNSANAAFKLLRELGGAEAIGPILTGMKRPVHVTQHGCEAKDIVYLAAIASVEAQAAAARQLPLQHPAVA